One window of the Arvicanthis niloticus isolate mArvNil1 chromosome 23, mArvNil1.pat.X, whole genome shotgun sequence genome contains the following:
- the Tmem121 gene encoding transmembrane protein 121 translates to MVLPPPDRRHVCLTTLVIMGSMAVMDAYLVEQNQGPRKIGVCIIVLVGDVCFLLVLRYVAVWVGAEVRTAKRGYAMILWFLYIFVLEIKLYFIFQNYKAARRGAADPVARKALTLLLSVCVPGLFLLLVALDRMEYVRTFRKREDLRGRLFWVALDLLDLLDMQANLWEPPRTGLPLWAEGLTFFYCYMLLLVLPCVALSEVSMQGEHIAPQKMMLYPVLSLATVNVVAVLARAANMALFRDSRVSAIFVGKNVVALATKACTFLEYRRQVRDFPPPALALELQPPPSQRNSVPPPPPLHGPPVRPHGPSPTRDVLDT, encoded by the coding sequence ATGGTGCTGCCTCCTCCAGACCGGCGCCACGTGTGCCTGACCACGCTGGTGATCATGGGCAGTATGGCCGTCATGGACGCATACCTGGTGGAGCAGAACCAGGGCCCGCGCAAGATTGGCGTGTGCATAATTGTGTTGGTAGGCGACGTGTGCTTCCTGCTGGTGCTGCGCTATGTGGCCGTGTGGGTGGGTGCCGAGGTTCGCACGGCCAAGCGCGGCTACGCTATGATCCTCTGGTTCCTCTATATCTTCGTGCTGGAGATCAAGCTCTATTTCATCTTTCAGAACTACAAGGCGGCGCGGCGCGGCGCGGCCGACCCAGTGGCTCGCAAGGCATTGACACTGCTGCTGTCTGTGTGCGTGCCGGGCCTGTTCCTGTTGCTTGTGGCACTAGACCGCATGGAATACGTGCGCACCTTCCGAAAGCGCGAGGACCTGCGGGGCCGCCTCTTCTGGGTGGCTTTAGATCTGCTGGATCTGCTGGACATGCAGGCCAACCTCTGGGAGCCGCCACGCACTGGGTTGCCACTGTGGGCCGAAGGTCTCACCTTCTTCTATTGCTATATGCTGCTCTTGGTGCTGCCCTGCGTAGCGCTCAGTGAGGTCAGCATGCAAGGGGAGCACATCGCACCGCAGAAGATGATGCTGTACCCGGTGCTCAGCCTCGCCACTGTCAATGTGGTGGCTGTGCTGGCTCGTGCCGCCAACATGGCACTCTTCCGCGATAGCCGAGTCTCGGCCATCTTCGTAGGCAAGAACGTGGTGGCACTGGCCACCAAGGCCTGCACGTTCCTTGAGTACCGTCGCCAGGTTCGCGATTTTCCACCACCTGCGCTTGCACTTGAGCTGCAACCACCGCCTTCCCAGCGCAACTCGGTGCCGCCTCCACCACCACTGCATGGCCCACCAGTGCGCCCCCACGGGCCCTCACCCACGCGTGATGTGCTGGACACGTGA